From one Streptomyces mobaraensis genomic stretch:
- a CDS encoding M24 family metallopeptidase, translating into MSDVYAARRSRLLERCLASGSEAALVTGAANVRYLAGHAPADAALLVGPVHDVLLCASDPFDAASAARPAGDLRVFVLPGTEGDPAVAGAERAAAAGAGSLAVEEHHLTVRRHRALGAVAPGLRLDDLGPAVEQQRLVKDEEEISCLRIAAEIADQALGELLESILVGRTERHLALELERRLVDHGASGPAFPTSVGTGPDSGLAGHVPSDRRVEEGDFLSVCLGADYRGYHSEIARTFVIGTSPADWQIELYEQVFAAQRAGREALLPGTPYRDVDRAARRVLEAAGHGDRLGPRIGHGVGLENGEDPRLAPAAMGKLDACVPVTVDPGVHLPGRGGVRIDDTLVVRPEADGGPELLTITTKELLAL; encoded by the coding sequence GACGTGTACGCGGCGCGCCGTTCACGGCTGCTGGAGCGGTGCCTGGCGAGCGGGAGCGAGGCCGCGCTGGTCACCGGCGCGGCCAACGTCCGCTACCTCGCCGGCCATGCCCCGGCCGACGCCGCCCTGCTGGTCGGGCCCGTCCACGACGTGCTGCTCTGCGCCTCCGACCCGTTCGACGCCGCGTCGGCCGCCCGGCCCGCCGGCGATCTGCGCGTCTTCGTCCTGCCCGGCACGGAGGGCGACCCGGCGGTCGCGGGCGCGGAGCGGGCCGCCGCGGCCGGGGCCGGCTCGCTGGCGGTGGAGGAGCACCACCTGACCGTACGCCGCCACCGTGCCCTGGGGGCCGTCGCGCCGGGGCTGCGGCTGGACGACCTGGGGCCGGCCGTGGAGCAGCAGCGGCTGGTGAAGGACGAGGAGGAGATCTCCTGTCTGCGGATCGCCGCCGAGATCGCCGACCAGGCGCTGGGGGAGCTGCTGGAGTCCATCCTCGTCGGCCGCACCGAGCGGCACCTCGCCCTGGAGCTGGAGCGCCGCCTGGTGGACCACGGCGCGTCCGGGCCGGCGTTCCCCACCTCGGTGGGGACCGGGCCCGACTCCGGGCTGGCCGGGCACGTACCCTCGGACCGGCGGGTGGAGGAGGGTGACTTCCTCTCGGTCTGCCTGGGTGCCGACTACCGCGGCTACCACAGCGAGATCGCCCGTACCTTCGTCATCGGCACCTCTCCGGCGGACTGGCAGATCGAGCTGTACGAGCAGGTCTTCGCGGCCCAGCGGGCCGGCCGGGAGGCGCTGTTGCCGGGGACGCCGTACCGGGACGTGGACCGCGCGGCACGGCGCGTCCTGGAGGCCGCGGGCCACGGCGACCGGCTCGGTCCGCGCATCGGGCACGGGGTCGGACTCGAAAACGGCGAGGACCCTCGGCTCGCGCCCGCGGCCATGGGTAAACTGGACGCTTGCGTGCCGGTCACCGTAGATCCGGGGGTTCACCTCCCGGGGCGGGGCGGCGTCCGGATCGATGACACGCTCGTCGTCCGCCCCGAGGCGGACGGCGGTCCCGAGCTACTCACCATCACGACCAAGGAGCTGCTCGCGCTGTAG